A portion of the Drosophila sechellia strain sech25 unplaced genomic scaffold, ASM438219v1 Y_44, whole genome shotgun sequence genome contains these proteins:
- the LOC116803518 gene encoding 1,5-anhydro-D-fructose reductase-like, with product MIPADFLTRDIVEDNSQVAVIHGGNQNTPCGEKALLMAPKVRLSSGHEMPVLGFGTYKLLGYQCSAAVHCAIETGFRHFDTAYYYENEKEIGEALRTQIKMGNISRENIFLTTKLWNTHHDPRDVRRICEKQLELLGFSYIDLYLIHFPVGYKHVCDEILRPMSGDQLQTVEIDYLDTWRAMENLVKLGMVRSIGLSNFNMEQIQRIIQCSSSKPVVNQVEIWPGFLQKELVDYCRYNGIIVTAFSPLGQPSRENHCPVYFFSEGMKRLVNKYKRSASQIVLRYLIDYGVVPIPKAANPIHIKENLNIFDFMLDDADIRLLRGIKPKNRIVKYEMVKDHMFYPFELLKENNEESEVKEPQIKEPILPYIPNADEEERENNENYE from the exons ATGATCCCAGCGGACTTTTTGACCAGAGATATCGTCGAAGATAATTCTCAAGTTGCGGTTATACATGGTGGTAACCAAAATACACCATGTGGGGAAAAGGCCTTACTAATGGCCCCAAAAGTAAGGCTTAGTAGTGGTCACGAAATGCCTGTTTTGGGATTTGGAACATACAAg CTTCTTGGATATCAATGCTCTGCAGCGGTTCATTGCGCCATTGAGACTGGTTTTCGCCATTTCGATACTGCATATTATTATGAGAACGAGAAAGAGATCGGAGAAGCTCTTCGCACTCAAATTAAAATGGGGAATATTTCCAGAgagaatatatttttaacaacCAAG CTATGGAATACCCACCATGATCCAAGAGACGTTCGCCGTATATGCGAAAAACAACTTGAGTTGCTCGGATTTAGTTACATTGATTTATATCTAATCCATTTTCCTGTGGGCTACAAGCACGTGTGCGATGAAATTCTGAGGCCCATGTCAGGAGATCAATTACAAACGGT TGAAATCGACTACTTAGATACTTGGCGAGCAATGGAAAATCTTGTTAAACTAGGAATGGTTCGAAGTATTGGGTTATCCAACTTCAATATGGAACAGATTCAACGGATAATTCAGTGTAGCTCTTCTAAGCCAGTAGTTAATCAAGTTGAGATCTGGCCAGGCTTTTTACAAAAAGAATTGGTTGATTATTGCCGTTACAACGGAATTATTGTGACAGCCTTTTCACCTCTTGGTCAACCAAGCAGAGAAAATCATTGCCcagtttatttcttttcagaaGGTATGAAACGATTGGTTAATAAGTACAAGCGTTCTGCAAGTCAAATTGTCTTGCGATATTTG ATCGACTACGGAGTAGTTCCCATACCAAAAGCTGCAAACCCAATACatataaaagaaaacttgaatatttttgattttatgcTAGATGATGCGGATATTCGGTTACTACGTGGTATAAAACCTAAAAACCGAATAGTAAAATACGAAATGGTAAAAGATCATATGTTCTACCCCTTTGAACTCTTAAAAGAAAACAATGAAGAGTCAGAAGTTAAAGAGCCTCAGATTAAAGAACCAATATTGCCATACATTCCTAATGCAGACGAAGAAGAAAgggaaaataatgaaaattatgaatga